The Sediminispirochaeta bajacaliforniensis DSM 16054 genome includes the window GTCGGGGTATAACAGGGGGCATGAGCAACGAACAACAGCTAAACCATATTGGGGTTATTAATGCCGGTGCATGGGGAACCGCCGTCGCAAAGGTCCTGGCGGAAAAAGGCCATCAGGTCACTATCTGGGAACCCATGGAATCGGTTGTGAAAGAAATCAACAAGGAACGGAAAAACAGCCGTTTTCTACTTGGTGTGACACTACCGGATACGATCATTGCCACCACCGATCTCAACGAAGCAGCTGGAAATAAAGATTATCTGATTCTTGCCACTCCTTCTCTCTATATTGTCGATATAGCAAAGAAACTCATCACCATTCCGGAAATTATGGAAGGGAAAACGGTCATCGGCGTTCTGACAAAGGGCTTTATCGATATTGGTTTCGGCCCTACCCTCATTACCAAAGCGCTGGAGGATTATCTTCCCGGCTTCTATAAAGGCTCTCTGGTCTATCTATCCGGCCCCAGCCATGCCGAAGAAGTAGCCCGGGGAAAGCTGACGGGCCTAATAAGTGCATCGGCAAACGGACGAAATGCCATACGGTTCAGGCAGATCTTTGCCTCGACAAACCTGATGCTCTTCTCCAGTCTCGATACCACCGGTGTACAAACCTGTGCCGCCGTCAAGAACGTCATCGCGATCGCCTTCGGCATGCTTGATGCGCTCAAGGAGCTTTCAGATCTCTTCGGCGACAATACCGAAAGCCTCTTACTGGCTGCCGGGTTAAATGAGATACAGATAATCGGCCAGGCTATAGGTGCGACCCATCCTGAAACTTTTACCAGTATAGCCGGGGTTGGAGACCTCGACGTGACCTGCCGCAGCCGCTACGGAAGGAACCGCCGTTTCGGGAGTGAAATCATCAAAGCGGGGATCACCAGACAGTTTTCAGACCTCGAGGATCTGATACGAAACATCCATAAGATCGGTTATCTGCCGGAAGGGGCGGTTGCCAGTAAGTATGTCCATGCCATTGTTGAAGACAAGAAGCTGAAACTTCCTATCTGCGACATGGTATACCGAATACTGAACAGGGAACATGAGCCCCTCGAGGCCCTGACGACCCTCATGCGCGGGCTTACCGGCCCCTCTTTCGCCTTGCCGAGTGAGGGAAACGAGTAGCATCGTCACCCCATACGGGCAAATCGCTTTGCTTCCTCCAGATCTTCTCGGCGCAGCCCCTCCCACTCCATAGGCATGAAGCTGTTATTCTGATACAGGGGTTCACGATCTATGGGGTAGCGGCTTTGTTCGACGCAGGTGTTCCACAGCAGGCTTCCGGGAACAGGGCTGAATTCGGCAACCTGAACACCGAAGCCGCTGGCTCTTCCTCCTTTTATTGCTGAAAACAGGGCCTCTCTGCTTTGCCCCGGGAGGGCGCCGAGAACATAAAGCAAGACATCGGAACGCTTAAAACCGGCTCGGCGCAGGGCCTGAAAGGAACGGGAGGCCTCCGAGGGCCGGAATTTGCCGTCATGTTCAAGGTGAAACGCCTCCGATTCCGACTCGTAGCCGAAACGGGCCTCCCGGAATCCCGCTCTTCGCATAAGAATTGCCGTTTCGAGATCGAGAAAGCGGAGATGCATTGCATTCGGGGTCCAGAAAGAGAGCCCCGGAAGTTTGCGAAGAATCATATCGAGAAAAGGGAGAAAAAGTCGTTCTTTATCCACAAGAAGCGCATCGTCGTAGAAGGCGAAATTCCTCACCCCGTAGCGTTCGTACAACTCCCGTACATAGGAAAAAAGCAGCTCGACATCACCACCACGCCAGGAAGGTTCAAGACGATGTGAAGCGCAATAGTCGCAGCGATAGGGGCAGCCCCGATTTAGTCTGATAGGAGCGGCACCGTTGCGCATGATCGCCCGGTGCAGTAAAGGGAACAGTGGCACGGCGCCTTCAGGAACAGGCAAGGCCCGCTCCCCAAGTAAGCGGGCAAGCCTCTCTGCACCACTGCCGGCGTCGGGAGACCCCACAATCGCAAGATCGACACCGGGTAGAGCGTTGCAATGGCCGGGAAGAAGGGAGGCATAGACTCCACCCACGATAATCGGTATATCCTGCCACAAGGAACGACAGAGAGCCGCAACTTCCGCGACCCCCTGGTACCAGTAGGTCATACCGCCGGCGATAAACACAACATCGGGTGAAGGTCCGTCAAGCAGAAGCGAGCGGAGCATGGCAGGAGGAACCCCGTAGCGGCTGTAGCGTCTTGGAATCGGGGCCATTCCCTCAGGCAAAGAAACCGGAGAACGGAAAAATTTGCCTGTCCCGTTTGCCTTACGCTTCGGCCGCCTTCTGCCGCCTCCAAGCGGTAAATCGGGATCCAGCGCATCGACCACCCTGACGTGGTAACCGGAGGCCTGAAACCACGAGGCAATCCGTAAAAGGCCATAGGGCCGCAGAAAGAGATCATACAACGCAAAATCATAAATCGGGGGGGACAAAAAAAGTGCCACCGGATGGTCGGATTCGAAAAAGTTCATGCCACTGGACATAATCACCTTTATTTGTTATCTTAGCTTCCACACGGCGCCGTACCCAAGTGGTAAGGGAGAGGTCTGCAAAACCTTTATGCAGCGGTTCGAATCCGCTCGGCGCCTGACATTTCATTACAATAAATGAGACGACAAAACGGAGTGTGATTTTCGCACTCCGTTTTTTATAGCAATCCCTTTCTTTAGAACAAGTTATACTAGGTTATCAAAAAAGCGGTGCTTATCCAAGTACTTCGGTGTATTTCGGCATGGTGGATTAAATCAATATAGTTTGCTGCGAAAGAAGCGGTATTGAATCTGATAAGCGCAATTCACCCAATGCACAATATCACCGTGTATTGGATGAACCGATAGTAGACAACAGTCACCAGACAATCACTAAAGCAGACGAAAAGCGAATCTCTTCCAACCTTTTTCGAAGCCGATCGGAAAAATAGTATACCTGGCTGTAAAAGCTATCTTCTTGTTTCATGGGCTGGTTCTTTAGGAAAAACCTCCTTGTGTCGAACAAGATCCCAACAGGTCTCCTATCTGCTTTAATTCGAAACATCAATGGAATATGCTGCTACCCTAAACTTTGGATCGTATCCAACGACAGAAAGATTTGTTTTGAGGGCTAAGATCTATCAGCTAATGATCGTATCCAATGCAAAAAACGGTACCAACATCCATGACGAGTCATCTGCGGTGAGTTTTCATGTTTGCCTGGAATTTGTTTATCTTTCTCAAAATCGGTTTGCACAACCTCAGACACGGAATAATCAATCGTCTGGGCATGAGGGCCGGGAAACGGGATCTTCTTTGTCTCGGTGATGGGTTCAACAAGCTTAAAAGATTTGGCCGTTACCCGTAAATCTTTCATCCTATCCTGCTTCCGAGACGTCGAAAGAGGGCTATCCATGTTATCTTCACTGGTACGGTCCTCTCTCGTTTTGGTAGTGTCAGTATGATAAATAGGGCCACGTATGGGTTCCGTATATGCCGCTTCTTCCATATCGTCTTGTTTTTTACCGCCCTCACTATTTTGAATTGGCATATTATTATTGGGCTTCGATGATTTCCTGTACCCGAGGAAATAATCATCAAAGGTGCGATTTATCTGCCATGAAACCTTTTCACCCTCTTTTTCGGCATTTTCATCTATTTCCAGTAATTCTGCAGTATCCGGAATGTCTACAATGTCCTCTGCTTTTTCTCTGGAATTATGGGATCTGACAAAGAGATTCCGAAAAAATCCGGAAACGGTATCCCATAGTTTCCATAAGCTAATGGTATTGTTTTGTCCCCGGAGAGCTTGTGTATATCCTTTTTTATTGATTGATAGCTGTTTTTTTTGATATTCTGATTTTTCCAACAATTCCAATGCATTTCTTTCGTAAAAGAGAGCGGAAATCATATCCCGCAACTCTTTTATTGAAGAGAATTTTCTGGGAGAAAAAAGCATTCGTTCTATAATTTTTCGGGCATTCCCAGATAATGAAATATGCCTAATCACATCTTTGCTCGGAAAATAGTAACCGTCCCGTACTTGAAATGCGCTTATCCCAAATAACAAGGAATAGAGGGTCATGCCCAATGAGTATATATCACGATGGAGATCTATATTCGATAGTTTGGTACGATAGTTATAAAGGAAAAGCAAACGCTTCTGAATCCAATCGGGAACATTGTTTTCATCGTAGAAAGGCAACAGGCCCTGTACATAGCTATCGTTAAGCTGTGTATGCAAAACCGATACAGGATCAATGGAAATAGTTTCAAACGATACAAATCCATGATGGAGCCCCGCGGTCTCCAAGTAGTACAAGCTATCGACGATCCCGGAAAAAAGGGGAAGCGCATCTTTAAAAGGTAATTTCCAGCCGGAATTGAGTTTATCGGTCAAAGGAATACCAGTATCACGCAGAATTGAAATAAAAGGATATTCATCGTAAAAGCCAAGCTCAATCAACGTCTCAATATTCCTATCCTTCACTTCATAAAGGCGAAAAAAAAGCGTCCGCAGATCTTCCAGTACCGTAGCAGGGAATTCTGATCTCTTGCGACTTATAAAACAGATCGTAAAAGTATTTGCAGAATATACGGCATGAGCATTCCAAAATTCGATAATTCCATCATCAGATATTTTCGAACGGATAAGGTAACAATTATTAATGGTAACCCCTTCAAGGTCCATTTACGATTTTTTTCCCTTATAATAGTTCAGAAACGACTCTCCAAATCCTGAATAACGATCATTCTCCGCCTTTTCAACGGTTGCATCCCTTTTTTTGAACCATTTCCTGAAATAGTTATTTATATAGGTTCGTCGCTTCGATATGTTCGTCGAGACCAAAGTGGCAGTCTCCTGCACGGAAACATTCTTGATAATAGAATCACGCATGCTTTCCCTTGTAACAGATTCCAATAACTCCAATGGGATCGACATCATGGTGGATAATCGGTCCTCGAATGTTTCTATCGAGAGCTTTTCAAAATTCTCTGTCTTCAATAGCGTGAGAAATCGTGTCTTTTCGGTACGGTGCCATCCGAATTTATCTTTGTTACCTGTTATTTTCATTTGAGTGCTCTTTAGATCTGCTTTGTTGTAGTCAATCACAACAACACACGGAGAAGAATCTCGATCATGGAAGACAAGATAATTATTGGGATTTCTGTCCTCATCGAAAAAAAGCCATCTATTTATGAGATCATTCGCTAAAATTCTCATAAATGGTTTTTCCAAATAATTATAACTAGAAATTTGCATTGCATTTTTTACATTCTTAGTAACACGATAATATGTGCCATTGATTTTTTTTAGAATATTGGGCGCTGCAATGGTGTTTAGAAGAAAATCAATATAGTAGGCAATCTCCTGAAGTTTATGGTCATATGCCTCATTTTCGGGAATTTTTTTCAGCAGCCATGAATTACCATCCTCGTCTTTTGCTCCGATATAACTTCTCATACTTGCAGTAAAGGGAACATCGGTATTATCACCAATATCAAATAGTTGAAGATTATTCATCTTGTCAATGAGCTCACCAATACTACAATCAAGATAAAGCCCTTTTCTGAATTCGCTGTCTTTGACAGTATAGAGCCGCTTTTCTTGCATATAATCAGACATAGAATCTCTCCCGTTCTTTTTCTATGGCAAACACATCGGTAATCTCACCATCATGGATTTTAAGGTAGGGAGCTCTGGTCTGCAGATTTGTATAGATGATAATATGATTCTTTATACCAATAATATCCCTCCAAATCCCCGTTAAATTTCCGGTATTCCACATGGGATTATGGCCGACAATAAACGGCAGTTCCTCGGGCAGATCCAAGGCTTTCAGCATCTTTCGGATGTCACGTTCGTCGTATTCTTTCAAGCTTGGAGTTCCGCGGAATTCATGAAGGCGGTTCCACATCAGTTGATGACATATTTCCTGATCACTATACGCGTTGATCAATTCATCTCTTCCGCATCCCCCTCTGACAGGGCCTGCATGGGTAATGACAAACCCATTACCGATAATAAAGAGCGGGAGGCTTTCAAAAAAATCACTAACGCTTTCAACATATTCTTCTCCACGGTGCTGCAGCAAAAATTCACGAAAAATTTTCCCCTGTTGGATCCCACTTTTCGCCAGACGTTCGTCGAAAGTATCGTGATTGCCTCTGATATAAAGAACATTTTCGCCATATGTCAAAATTAAACGAAACATCTCCTCAAGGACAAGAAGGGAACTTTCCATTTCAAGCATATGCCCCGTTTGATCGTTATGCACACCATCGCCGATAAAAACCACAAGCGATTTTCCCGCCTCAAGAGCTTTATCGTTCCCATCATGGGCGACAATTTTTACAAGATTATCGTAAGCTCCATGGAGATCGCCGATAACAATGACCTCACGTTTGTCTTTTGAGATATCTATTAATCCGCCAGGTCGTCCCTCCCGATCCTTTGGACGATTCTTATTATTACCGAGAATCTTAATTACTTTTCGTATCAGTTCCGGCGTTATCTTCATGGCCGTTACCTCGCTTAGAATAATAAAGGTAAAAACATCTTATATGGAAGTATGAGAAAGTTTTTCCATAAATGCAAGAAACTCCGGTGAGGGCTTCACTTCGCTCTTTTCCCGCTCGATCCTGACCAATAATACTTTAGAAATAATGTCAGTCAATTTTTTCGTGTTATCAAAATAGGCCATCCTGATGCCATGGCTCTGCTTTGCAACGTTTATCTTTCTCAGGTCTCCATCGTATCGTCCAAGAATAGAAATCCAGTCAAGAATATCCAAAATCGTAGCATTTATGAGATCATCCTGGTCCATTTCCTGATCAAGAAATTTTCCGATGTTGTTTAGTTCGGAAATATCAAGATCGTAAATCTCGTATCCGTCGTTTGCATTATGATAACAAGACTCGATGATACCAAGAATGGCAAGAAGAACCTTATAATAGATTTGGCCGGGATGCCAAACTGTCAGGAGCTGAAATGCTTTTTTGATAAGAGCCCTGTTAGGCTTTAGGATGGTAAAAAGAAGACGCGGATCATTATTGCCAACCAGAGAATCGACTATATATTTATTGTTGGTTTCCAATATCCTGAGAAAAATCCAATAATTAGTAGGATTGATACCGATATTTCTGATATATCGAGCAAAAAAAACACTAGACTCAACTTCGGAAGGAGTTGCCGCACCTATAATCCCATTCAAAATGATTTGTTTATTCTGTATCAAGATATCGTCATATTGATCTGGAATACTCATTCCTCTGTTTTCCCTGGTGATACACTACTCTTACTCTACAGAGATAGTATAAAACTATTGTTTTCCCGTTGTCTAATGATCATGAAAGAAATTTGTTTTCACGGTTGGGGTTTATTAGTATTTAAATAAATACCAAGTCGGGGGCTTACGGTGCAAAACAGTTCCCTGGACAAAGAACTTCTTGATCTCTATGCATTTGTTCGTCTACATGGATGGAAAAGCCAGACGAGCCAATTATTAAATGCCTTTAGCGCAAATTTTATTCAGGCGACTTCCTCTGACGATGAGAAAACAAAGGCTTCGCTTTTACAACATACCAAATCTGTTTTAGAAGCAGAGGGAACATCTCAAGAAAAAATTCTTTCGCTACTCCTCTACCACAAATTAGGTAAAAACTACGTTACCATCGCAGAAAATTTTTACCGGCATCTTTATGGAAGTATAGGTCAGGAGGACTTTTCTTTTATCTTTTCAGAGCTTTTTAGAGGGGAAAACCCTCTTCCAGATGACTTATCCTACGATATTTCCATAAGAAATTTCATATCATATAAACGAGCAATCTATCATGCCATGCAAATCGACCACTTTCAGTCGGTTCATACCCCAGAGATGACAGCCCTCTTTTTTGTCTGCCTTTTATGCAAAAATGACGTGAAGGAACAAAACAAAGCACTCATTTGCTACCTCCTTTCCCGAATAGATGTAGATCTTCCGGCGAATATTGAAAAAGGCGTAATGAACTATCTCTCTTCGCTGCAAGACATTATAGAAGAAGTTGAAAAACGGAAAGAAGCTGTCTTGTCGGATCCTCTTTTCTTTGACAACGAGCCTTCGACCTCAGCCAATGCGGTCAAGAAGAATGCAAAAAGCAACAATGCTCCCGGGAATTATCAGCCTTCTATCGAGGCAAGGCAGACTACTAAGCATACCGATATCTTTAATCATATAGTCGAAGACCATCGTTTTTTTCCGGAGTCAAAAAAAGAGAGAACATCGATGAGCTCAACTAATCCTTCGGAAGCGATAAGTAACAAATCGTCAAGCTTCCTCCACGCACACGATATCTTTTGGAAAAGAAAACGGATAATTGTCGATGAAGACAAACCTCACGATAGTAAAGCCGTTCTAAAAAATAGTACAAAAAAACACGGCACTCCAGATATACTTTCGTATACACAGGCTCATGTTAATGCCGAAGAGAAAACAATAAAAATAGATGGAGAGAAGGTAGATGATGCAACCAGGTTTACGGTAACATTCAGTCGTAACAGAACAGCTGAAAAATCCTTAGAACAGAATGACAAAAAAAATAAACCACCGAAAAAAGCATTAAAGCGCCATCCATCAAAACATAGGTGCCGTATTATTGTTCTTCTAATCATGGCTATAGGATTAATTGTAATCCTTTTTCCTGAAAAAAAACCTTCATCGAAGAAAATCGAGAAACCGACTACCAATATTAATACAGAGATACAAACTTCCGACTTGCATCCAGTCACATCAAATACAAAATCTTATAGCCAAACATCTTCGACTTATACGAATGTAGGCTCTTATACTTTCGTATGGTACCCCTCAAAAGGAGAAAGTCTTTGGGTGCTTTACCAGAAAATAAAAAACGATCCGCATACCATATGGCATGAAGCCTTATCGGTAGCAAATAGTGGTTGGAGCGAGTTTCTTAACTATATACTTTCGATTAATCCTGAAATCGAATATCCAAATCTTATATATCCTGGAGAACCTATAAGAGTAGAGAAACCGTGATTTTCAAAAATATCTGAAAAAAACGGTGTAAAAATTGACATTCCAAATTCTGTTATCAATAATTTTTTCTATGGACATGTGCTTCAAACTATAAAAACGGAGGAACACGATGGATAAAGAACAAACTCGAAGTGTTGAAGAAACTTGGAGTAAAGAATCAATAATGGATGTTGAAATAACCATTATTGAAAGGATGATTGGCTGTCGAAGCGTTGAAGCGGTGGAGGCATCTATCAGCTATGCTCGATTTTTACATCTTGCTGGTCTCGATAATGACAATTATCCATTGTTTCTGCGCCTCTTGGAAGTAGAAAATCATTGGGTTATCGATTCTTTAATCGAAAACAAAGATCCTTTTCTGCTCTTAAGCTCAGTGCACCCTAATAATTATCTCATTTTGAATGCTTTCCGGCTCCTTACCAATTGGCATCCTGGCGGTATTTATCCCAAAACGCTGGCTATCATTCTCGGCGTTCTCCAGGCGGCCTTTAGTTCTCCCAAGGATGGATATCGTATATACAATGTCAGTATTAACGATATTAATAATTTGGGAAAGCATTTGAACAAGGAACTGGGCCAGGACGATCTTAACAACAGATGCATGCTTGATATTCTTGATCGTATTGGTTCTTTGGCAGGAACTACCGAAAACGAAGCTATCGAGCAAGCAGCAAGACAGGCAAACAGCATTAGGACGTTTTTCTTCGACAAACGGAAAAAGATGGAAGACATTATTCCCCAGGTTCTCTTGGTCAAGTCTGATTATATTGCAAAAGAAATACCACCAGAGAAAGTCTTTGTAGATTAATAAAGGAGAACACGATGAAAGAACTTTTTGATAAGAAACAAGCCTATTCCAAGGAAGATATTGCTGCTATCGAATATAGTCAGCTCAAAGGAATTATGGGAGTTCGTACTGTCGAAGCAGTTGAAGCAGCGATGACGTACGCCAATTATCTCAATAGTATTGGAATCACATCAAGTAACTATCCGATATTTCTCAAGGTTCTTGGTGTCCGAAATCACCATGTTATCGACTCCTTACTGGGGACACGTGATCCATTCCTTTTTCTCAGCTCAATACAGCCAAACTATTTTATCGTTGCAACGTGCTTTAGTTTTTTGGCAAAATATCATCCTGCAGAAATTTATTCGAAAACCCTTGGGATCATTCTTGGCGTATTCCAGGCAACATATTCCAATCCTTTAGACGGATACAAGATTTATCCCCCAACCATCGCTGACGTAAACAGCCTTGGAAAACACTTGATAGAAGAAAAAGGACAGGATGATTTATTGAACCGGTCGATTTTGGATGTCCTGGATAAGCTTAGTGAGCTTGAAGGACAAAATATAGACGAAGAAATGGAAGACCTTGCTGTACATGCTCACAATATTAGAAACAATTTCTTCGATTCAACGAAACGCCTTGTGGATGTTATTCCCAACGTCCTGTTAAAAACCGAACCTAATCTGGATCTTGAAATCAATCCCAGGAAAAATGGAAGCCTTAGCGATAATGCAAAACCACAAGCTCGTCCCACACCAGCTGCTAAACCGGAAGAAGAAAAACCTGCTGCCACAAAAAAGAAATAGAAGAGTAGTTGTGCCTCTCAAGGGCAACGAGGCGGCAAGAGAAATCCTCTTGTCAGAACAGGACTGATAAGGAGAAATGTATCATGAAACGATGGGAAGAAGAGGGTTGGCAGGAAGATGATCTGAACAAGCTAGAGCTTTCGTTTCTCCGGGATATTCTGAAGTGTAGAGAGGCAAAAGCAGTCGATGGTGCGATTGCCTATGCTTCTTATCTTAACAAGGTCGGTGTTAATTCTGATAATTACCCGATATATCTCAAGTTGTTGGCTATCAGAAATCACTGGGTTGTAGATGCTTTAGTAGGTACTACCGATCCTGATACGTTCTTTGGAAACATTCAGGCAAATTATTATATAATTAGAGATTGTTTCCAGGCCTTTGCAGCAGTAAGACGCGGAGGGATTTATGAAAAAAGTTTACTTGTTTATTTGGGTATGTTAAGAAGGACTTATCATAATCCTTTGGAGGGATACAGAATTTATCCCGTGACTATTTCTGATGTGAACCATCTTGGCAAGCATTTGAATGAGGAAAAAGATCAAATGTTCGACCTGAATAAGAACATTTTATCGATTCTCGACAAGATTGCTTCCCTGCTTGATCCGGGGAATACTGAATCCATTGACGATGAACTACTTAAGGTTGCTACCCAGGCCAATAATATTCGTGGGAAATTTCTTGATATGACAAAGTCATTAAGTGAAGCGATACCTGATCTCATGCTGCAAACCGATGAATTCTCGACACAGGAAGTTCC containing:
- a CDS encoding NAD(P)H-dependent glycerol-3-phosphate dehydrogenase, translating into MSNEQQLNHIGVINAGAWGTAVAKVLAEKGHQVTIWEPMESVVKEINKERKNSRFLLGVTLPDTIIATTDLNEAAGNKDYLILATPSLYIVDIAKKLITIPEIMEGKTVIGVLTKGFIDIGFGPTLITKALEDYLPGFYKGSLVYLSGPSHAEEVARGKLTGLISASANGRNAIRFRQIFASTNLMLFSSLDTTGVQTCAAVKNVIAIAFGMLDALKELSDLFGDNTESLLLAAGLNEIQIIGQAIGATHPETFTSIAGVGDLDVTCRSRYGRNRRFGSEIIKAGITRQFSDLEDLIRNIHKIGYLPEGAVASKYVHAIVEDKKLKLPICDMVYRILNREHEPLEALTTLMRGLTGPSFALPSEGNE
- a CDS encoding B12-binding domain-containing radical SAM protein; translation: MNFFESDHPVALFLSPPIYDFALYDLFLRPYGLLRIASWFQASGYHVRVVDALDPDLPLGGGRRRPKRKANGTGKFFRSPVSLPEGMAPIPRRYSRYGVPPAMLRSLLLDGPSPDVVFIAGGMTYWYQGVAEVAALCRSLWQDIPIIVGGVYASLLPGHCNALPGVDLAIVGSPDAGSGAERLARLLGERALPVPEGAVPLFPLLHRAIMRNGAAPIRLNRGCPYRCDYCASHRLEPSWRGGDVELLFSYVRELYERYGVRNFAFYDDALLVDKERLFLPFLDMILRKLPGLSFWTPNAMHLRFLDLETAILMRRAGFREARFGYESESEAFHLEHDGKFRPSEASRSFQALRRAGFKRSDVLLYVLGALPGQSREALFSAIKGGRASGFGVQVAEFSPVPGSLLWNTCVEQSRYPIDREPLYQNNSFMPMEWEGLRREDLEEAKRFARMG
- a CDS encoding protein kinase family protein — translated: MDLEGVTINNCYLIRSKISDDGIIEFWNAHAVYSANTFTICFISRKRSEFPATVLEDLRTLFFRLYEVKDRNIETLIELGFYDEYPFISILRDTGIPLTDKLNSGWKLPFKDALPLFSGIVDSLYYLETAGLHHGFVSFETISIDPVSVLHTQLNDSYVQGLLPFYDENNVPDWIQKRLLFLYNYRTKLSNIDLHRDIYSLGMTLYSLLFGISAFQVRDGYYFPSKDVIRHISLSGNARKIIERMLFSPRKFSSIKELRDMISALFYERNALELLEKSEYQKKQLSINKKGYTQALRGQNNTISLWKLWDTVSGFFRNLFVRSHNSREKAEDIVDIPDTAELLEIDENAEKEGEKVSWQINRTFDDYFLGYRKSSKPNNNMPIQNSEGGKKQDDMEEAAYTEPIRGPIYHTDTTKTREDRTSEDNMDSPLSTSRKQDRMKDLRVTAKSFKLVEPITETKKIPFPGPHAQTIDYSVSEVVQTDFEKDKQIPGKHENSPQMTRHGCWYRFLHWIRSLADRS
- a CDS encoding metallophosphoesterase, with product MKITPELIRKVIKILGNNKNRPKDREGRPGGLIDISKDKREVIVIGDLHGAYDNLVKIVAHDGNDKALEAGKSLVVFIGDGVHNDQTGHMLEMESSLLVLEEMFRLILTYGENVLYIRGNHDTFDERLAKSGIQQGKIFREFLLQHRGEEYVESVSDFFESLPLFIIGNGFVITHAGPVRGGCGRDELINAYSDQEICHQLMWNRLHEFRGTPSLKEYDERDIRKMLKALDLPEELPFIVGHNPMWNTGNLTGIWRDIIGIKNHIIIYTNLQTRAPYLKIHDGEITDVFAIEKERERFYV